A stretch of Ranitomeya variabilis isolate aRanVar5 chromosome 3, aRanVar5.hap1, whole genome shotgun sequence DNA encodes these proteins:
- the LOC143818521 gene encoding uncharacterized protein LOC143818521: MAPWLKLYPNKKAAQQLQAGFSDGFFIPFRLTRMPTLSDNLKSAREFPEILRQKIEKEVELGRIAGPFKALPFKNIKISPLGIIPKKEPGKYRLIHHLSHPKGDSVNDAISPEEASVSYASFDKAVELVRAAGPGALLAKSDIESAFRLLPVHPECFHLLGCKVDQLYYFDMCLPMGCSISCHYFELFSTFLDWVVRYKTGSKSLIHYLDDFLFVGPRNSKLCSELLEKFKYISLEFGVPLSPEKTEGPCNVLPFLGIEIDTTSMVFRLPKDKILKTLQMLKGFHVVNKVTLQQMQALLGLLTFACRVMPVGRALSRRLSLATKGASQPGHRIRLTRSLKADLLVWQTFLQSYNGHTCVMAREIASKDLGLTVGWNKKEGFAAIYKNQWCKSGWPERWTTTKWGQDPALWELFAVVAALEIWAVQLRNTNIRFQTKNTKTAKSLNHMSSSSLPILALLRRLALICLENNIWCRATVVAEVDDNIINPLLFSNWQAFRIQQPNVQTRGILCPLSLWDTVANH, encoded by the coding sequence atggccccctggctaaaactctaccccaataagaaagcggctcagcagctgcaagcaggattctccgacgggttctttattccctttaggctaacaagaatgccaaccctatccgataacctaaaatcggctcgcgaattccccgaaatacttagacaaaaaatcGAAAAGGAGGTAGAATTGGGTAGGATAGCAGGCCCCTTCAAggcgctccccttcaaaaacattaaaatatcaccgctaggcattataccaaaaaaggaacccggtaaataccgcctaatccatcatttatctcacccaaagggcgattcggttaacgacgcaatttccccagaagaagcttccgtctcatacgcgtctttcgataaagcggtagaattagtccgggcagccggacccggcgccctgctagccaaatccgacattgaatcggcattccgcttactacccgtgcaccccgaatgtttccaccttctgggctgcaaagtggaccagctGTATTACTTTGACATGTGtctcccgatgggatgttccatctcttgtcactattttgagctattcagcacattcctagattgggtagttcggtacaaaacgggcagtaaatccctaattcactacctcgatgatttcctgttcgtcggccccagaaacTCTAAACTCTGCTCCGAGCTACTTGAAAAATTCAAATATATCTCACTCgaattcggcgtgccattgtcaccggaaaaaacggagggaccatgtaatgtattgccgttcttgggcatcgaaatagataccacttcaatggttttccgattaccaaaggataaaatactaaaaaccctacaaatgttgaaaggcttccACGTGGTTAAtaaggtaaccctccagcaaatgcaggcattactgggcctactaacgttcgcttgtcgcgtaatgccggtcggcagagcacTCTCGCGCAGACTATccttggcaacaaaaggcgcttctcagcccggccatagaatcaGGCTCACTCGATCGCTgaaagcagatctgctagtatggcaaacgttcctgcaatcgtacaacggtcacacgtgcgttatggcgagagagatcgcaagcaaggatttagggctgactgtagggtggaacaaaaaagagggatttgcagcaatttataaaaaccaatggtgcaaatcgggttggccagagagatggacgacaacaaaatgggggcaagacccggccctatgggaattgtttgcggtgGTAGCAGCATTGGAGATATGGGCCGTTCAGTTGAGGaacacgaacattcgtttccaaacaaaaaatacgaaaacggcaaagagtttaaatcacatgtcttcttcatccctgcccatactcgctctcttgcgccggctagcgctgatttgccttgaaaacaatatttggtgtagagccactgtggtggcggaagtagatgataatatcattaaccctctattattttccaattggcaggctttcagaatccagcagcccaacgtgcaaacccggggtattctgtgtccactgtccctgtgggacacagtggccaatcattga